AGGAGAAAATATGAAAGCTCCCTTCGAAATGACCCTCAAAAGCATGATAGACCATTCTTGCGAGCAATTTGGCAATCTTCCCGCGCTGTCCAATGTGGACGACGAGCCCATTCGCTATTCCGAACTGCGCGAACAGATTGACGGCTTAATCCGCATGATGGAGGAAGAAGGCATCGTGAAAGGCGATAAAATTGCCATTCTGGGCCAAAATATGCCCAACTGGGGCATCGCGTATCTCGCCATCACGTCCATGGGCGCGGTTGTGGTTCCGATTCTCACGGATTTTCACGTGAACGAGATATTGAATATCCTGCGTCACAGCGAGTCAAAGATGGTCTTTGTTTCCCGCGCTCATTATGACAAAATTGGCTATTCCGATTTGGAGCCCTGGGTCTCCCTGGTGGCTTTGGATAACTTTGAGCTGTTGGAATATAAAGCGCCCAAAGACCGGATTGGCGGCATCATGTACGAGCCGCTGAAACAGCTTTACAAACTGCGCAATAAAGCCTTGAAAGCCGTGGGGTTGAAAAGCGAAAAAGTCAATGAGGACGACACCGCCGCCCTGATTTATACATCGGGCACGACGGGGCTGTCCAAAGGCGTGATGTTGAGCCATAAAAACTTGGTTTTGGACGCTTGGATTACGTCCCAATTCCAGCCCGTGAGGCCCCAAGACCGCTTGCTGTCTGTGTTACCGCTGTCCCACACCTATGAATGTACGATTGGATTCATCATTCCGATGATGGGCGGAGGCTGTGTTTACTATCTGGATAAACCGCCTACGGCGCGGGTTTTGGTTCCCGCCATGCAAAAGATTCGGCCCACGATGATATTGACGGTTCCCCTCATCATCGAAAAGATTTTCAAAACCCAAGTCTATCCACAGTTGAACGCGAATCCGGTTTTTCGCGCGCTCTATAAAATGCCGCCCACACGGAAGTTATTACACCAGTTGGCGGGCAAAAAGCTGATGAAAACCTTTGGCGGAGAGCTGCATTTCTTTGGCATCGGCGGGGCTCTGCTTTCCTGGGATGTGGAGCGGTTTTTGAACGAAGCGGGCTTTCCTTACGCCATCGGTTATGGCTTGACCGAAACTTCGCCGCTCGTCGCGGGAAGCCATCCCCGGG
This is a stretch of genomic DNA from Candidatus Cloacimonadota bacterium. It encodes these proteins:
- a CDS encoding long-chain fatty acid--CoA ligase translates to MKAPFEMTLKSMIDHSCEQFGNLPALSNVDDEPIRYSELREQIDGLIRMMEEEGIVKGDKIAILGQNMPNWGIAYLAITSMGAVVVPILTDFHVNEILNILRHSESKMVFVSRAHYDKIGYSDLEPWVSLVALDNFELLEYKAPKDRIGGIMYEPLKQLYKLRNKALKAVGLKSEKVNEDDTAALIYTSGTTGLSKGVMLSHKNLVLDAWITSQFQPVRPQDRLLSVLPLSHTYECTIGFIIPMMGGGCVYYLDKPPTARVLVPAMQKIRPTMILTVPLIIEKIFKTQVYPQLNANPVFRALYKMPPTRKLLHQLAGKKLMKTFGGELHFFGIGGALLSWDVERFLNEAGFPYAIGYGLTETSPLVAGSHPRDTRFRSTGQVLEHLQLRIADPDPKTRIGEIEVKGDTVMKGYYKDPARTAEAFTKDGFFKTGDLGILRKKRYLYIIGRSKNVIVAASGENIYPEEVESKLNEHEAVLESLVLDVGGVLTARVFLSPEYLEKHHHTNRITSAKYKKQVDALLDEIKSQANENLSSFSRIKHIVEQREPFEKTATQKIKRFLYQ